ATCGCGGTTATCGGGAGCGCCGGCGCCGCCGACCGGTTCGAGGCCGCCTTCGGTGCGGCAGCGGCCACAGGCGGCTGCGTCCACGTCTCGTTGGCTGCGGAGACCACGAAGCTGCACATGGTCGACCAGCTGTTCTTCGCCGTCTCCCGGCACGTCGACTGGGACCAGCTGGCCGCGACCCTCGTGCGGCAGGCCTTCGAGGCCGCGTCCTTCCCCGCGCCCGACGGGAGCACGCTGCGGGCTGCAGCGGTCGCGGAGCACCACGATGTCGACCCCCGCGAGCTCTACCGCAGCGTCCGCCGGCAGCTGGAGCAACGCCTGCTCGGCGACCTCGAGCTGGCGCCCGAGATGCGCCGCGCCGTCTTCCGCCTCGCCCAGGCCGAGCTGCGCGCCGGCGACGTCGACCGGGCGGAGCACGAAGCAGTGCTCGCTTGGTTGCGCGGCGAGCTGCGATCGGTGAGCGCTGTGCGCCCGGCGCTGATCTACACCCGGATCGGCCGGCACAACGCGCGAGACATGCTCTCGTCGCTGTCGAGGCTGCTCCTCACCACGGGCCACGCCGGCCTGGTGCTGCACCTCGACTACACCCGGTTGGCCGAGGCCCGCCGACCACCCATCGACGAGCGCATTGGCATCTACTACTCCAAGGCGGCGACCCT
This is a stretch of genomic DNA from Mycobacteriales bacterium. It encodes these proteins:
- a CDS encoding BREX system ATP-binding domain-containing protein, with the protein product MTAPGHAPVSGVLGGGVLKVDDYAAFLAEHYLADYLPGGGASVKIAVIGSAGAADRFEAAFGAAAATGGCVHVSLAAETTKLHMVDQLFFAVSRHVDWDQLAATLVRQAFEAASFPAPDGSTLRAAAVAEHHDVDPRELYRSVRRQLEQRLLGDLELAPEMRRAVFRLAQAELRAGDVDRAEHEAVLAWLRGELRSVSAVRPALIYTRIGRHNARDMLSSLSRLLLTTGHAGLVLHLDYTRLAEARRPPIDERIGIYYSKAATLDAYEVLRQLIDATDELRGLLAVAVVPPDLMTDESRGLPAYTALQLRVADEVRDRRRANPYAALVRLEVRLEAVS